In one Populus nigra chromosome 12, ddPopNigr1.1, whole genome shotgun sequence genomic region, the following are encoded:
- the LOC133669181 gene encoding RING-H2 finger protein ATL52-like, with protein MGSTTGNQNPWAPYSTYRDCSQGICSIYCPQRCYIIFPPPPPFTLGDDDSNTDLSPLIIAVIGILASAFILVTYYTLISKYCRRRGQGDGATDLNENHDQMASEAWQGIPAGGLDEALVKSITVCKYKKGDGFVEGTECSVCLSEFQENESLRLLPKCSHAFHLPCIDTWLKSHASCPLCRANIAPANILPSEAPAVPEPVQENLPRTNVSTLQYQHGTNDAVLVIQDLEGSTFLQEGVVSLVIGDDTPKTPANQDLESSQTVTELQISDPIQPLRRSVSSSFSQNHTSIADILRTSEDDDEGSDDYRKNGGGGILGLVSSPFGMKRSISTGRFTFTSYEKGRSSMIPN; from the coding sequence atgggTTCTACTACTGGCAACCAAAATCCATGGGCTCCATATAGTACCTATAGAGATTGTTCACAGGGAATCTGTAGCATTTATTGTCCACAACGGTGTTACATCATTTTCCCACCTCCACCTCCTTTTACTCTTGGTGATGATgattctaatactgatttgtcTCCTCTTATTATAGCAGTTATCGGTATCCTGGCAAGTGCTTTCATCTTGGTAACATACTATACTCTCATATCCAAGTATTGTAGGCGGCGGGGCCAGGGCGATGGAGCCACTGATTTGAATGAAAACCATGATCAAATGGCTAGTGAAGCATGGCAAGGTATCCCTGCTGGTGGATTAGATGAGGCACTTGTAAAGTCTATCACAGTATGCAAGTACAAGAAAGGTGATGGTTTCGTTGAAGGCACAGAGTGCTCAGTTTGTCTGAGTGAGTTTCAAGAAAATGAGAGCTTAAGGCTCTTGCCGAAGTGTAGCCATGCATTTCATCTCCCTTGCATTGATACATGGCTCAAATCTCATGCAAGTTGTCCTCTATGCCGTGCCAATATTGCTCCCGCTAATATCTTGCCCAGTGAAGCACCAGCTGTACCTGAGCCAGTCCAAGAAAATCTGCCAAGAACTAATGTTTCAACACTTCAATACCAGCATGGGACTAACGATGCTGTTTTAGTGATTCAAGATTTAGAAGGGAGTACTTTTCTGCAAGAGGGCGTTGTTAGTCTTGTTATCGGTGATGATACTCCCAAGACTCCGGCTAATCAAGATCTTGAAAGTTCGCAGACTGTTACGGAATTACAAATTAGCGATCCGATCCAACCACTTAGAAGGTCTGTTTCATCGAGTTTTTCTCAAAACCACACATCTATTGCTGATATATTACGCACTagtgaagatgatgatgagggTAGTGATGATTACCGGAAGAATGGGGGAGGTGGGATCTTGGGTTTAGTTAGTAGTCCATTTGGAATGAAGAGATCCATTTCTACAGGAAGATTTACGTTCACAAGCTATGAGAAAGGTAGGAGTTCTATGATTCCCAATTGA